In Acinetobacter pittii, one genomic interval encodes:
- the iorA gene encoding indolepyruvate ferredoxin oxidoreductase family protein gives MNIATKVTPNIIATKDVSLEDKYVSDNGTAYMTGIQALVRLPLAQTRRDALNGYHTAGFISGYRGSPVGNYDSFLWQVQGLLKSHNVVFQPGVNEDLAATAIWGTQQVNLSGQGKYDGVSSWWYGKGPGVDRSGDVLRHANLAGTSERGGVVALFGDDHSCKSSTIPHQSEHVMIGCGIPIFYPTSVQQILDFGVHAIAVSRFSGLWTSMKLVSEIVETSASVHVDLDRVTPVIPEDVNFPEGGVNIRWPDHGIQQEERLYKYRLPAVLAYARANKINTVTWPCENARVGIAASGKGYLDTIEALRILGIEDETAQQLGLRVYQVGLIWPLEPQGIREFAEGLEELIVIEEKRPILETQIKDELYSLPDGKRPRVIGKATDGKGEWSTTIEEAPLIGHYEYQPEPIAKMLAARFLKLDIPESLKTQIQSRIDLLLKAEQESKRVIDLAERKPYFCSGCPHNSSTVVPEGSRALGGIGCHYIAVSLDRGTETFSQMGGEGVSWVGASPFTNEKHIFANLGDGTYFHSGYLAIRQSIAAKTNITYKILYNDAVAMTGGQHVDGHLSVAQLTRQLAAEGIKKQVIVTDEVKLLNEEDGIAPGVEIRHRNELDAVQRELREVSGVTALIYVQTCASEKRRRRKRDVYPDPAERLYINSDICEGCGDCSKKSNCLSIEPVETALGTKRQINQSSCNKDFTCAEGFCPSFVTVHTRDMKRPAKFEGIGAGWPTSPIIPQLYDVPSRIMVGGIGGTGVVTIGALLGMAAHLEGKATRVMDMAGLAQKGGTVYSYVQLAASDEQISSTKIPAGQCELLIGADAVVAGGSAALSRLKDDALVIVNEDSTPTSEFIKSRDWYAPISDLIDRLRGRVRQGQLVSLPAARIATLLLGDSIYTNQLLLGMAWQSGRIPLLRESIEKAIRLNGTAVEKNLEAFRVGCHLASDPTLAARLLAAMPKTKTPQTLAELVEDRSARLTDYWNEAYATKYRTLVELAAKKLPEELTGTIATQLYRVMAYKDEYEVARLLTGKSFKESIETQFGKGLRLTYHLAPPALLGGLKNVRKRAFGYWMRFPMMMLARLQWLRETFLDPFARQEERQHEQAWRDRYIAFVEALVEAPDNHNLAVAEQIAKLPAEVRGYGHIKMKAMDAAKQRWDELTPTLIKVRS, from the coding sequence ATGAATATAGCTACAAAAGTCACTCCAAATATTATTGCAACAAAGGATGTGTCACTTGAAGATAAATATGTAAGTGATAACGGTACAGCATATATGACCGGTATTCAGGCACTTGTTCGGTTGCCTCTTGCCCAAACTCGCCGTGACGCGTTGAATGGTTATCATACTGCTGGTTTTATTTCTGGTTATCGCGGTTCTCCTGTTGGTAACTATGATAGTTTCCTTTGGCAAGTTCAAGGATTACTTAAATCCCATAATGTTGTATTTCAACCTGGTGTAAACGAAGACTTGGCTGCTACCGCAATCTGGGGTACGCAACAAGTTAATCTTTCTGGCCAAGGCAAATATGATGGAGTGTCTTCATGGTGGTATGGTAAAGGCCCGGGTGTTGACCGTTCAGGCGATGTACTCCGCCATGCTAACTTAGCTGGTACCTCTGAACGTGGTGGTGTTGTTGCCTTATTTGGTGATGACCACTCATGTAAATCTTCTACAATCCCTCACCAGTCTGAACATGTCATGATTGGTTGTGGTATTCCAATTTTCTACCCAACATCCGTTCAACAAATTTTAGACTTTGGTGTTCACGCCATTGCCGTTTCACGTTTTTCTGGTCTATGGACTTCAATGAAGCTGGTCAGTGAAATTGTTGAAACTTCCGCGTCAGTTCATGTTGACTTAGACCGTGTTACTCCGGTTATCCCAGAAGATGTTAATTTCCCAGAGGGCGGCGTTAATATTCGTTGGCCAGATCATGGCATTCAGCAAGAAGAACGCCTTTATAAATATCGCTTACCTGCTGTTTTGGCCTATGCTCGCGCGAATAAAATCAACACCGTAACATGGCCTTGTGAAAATGCCCGTGTCGGTATTGCCGCAAGTGGTAAAGGTTATTTAGATACCATTGAAGCCTTACGTATTTTAGGTATTGAAGATGAAACTGCCCAACAGCTTGGGCTACGTGTTTATCAGGTTGGTCTGATTTGGCCTTTAGAACCACAAGGCATTCGTGAATTTGCCGAAGGTTTAGAAGAGCTCATCGTTATTGAAGAAAAACGACCAATTCTTGAGACGCAAATTAAAGACGAGCTGTACTCATTGCCTGATGGCAAACGTCCTCGTGTCATTGGTAAAGCAACTGATGGTAAAGGTGAATGGAGTACCACTATTGAAGAAGCACCTCTCATTGGTCACTATGAGTACCAACCAGAACCAATTGCAAAAATGCTGGCTGCTCGCTTCTTAAAACTCGATATTCCAGAAAGCTTAAAAACACAAATCCAAAGCAGAATTGACTTACTGCTAAAAGCAGAACAAGAATCAAAACGTGTCATTGATCTTGCTGAACGTAAACCGTATTTCTGTAGTGGTTGCCCTCATAACTCTTCAACAGTCGTCCCTGAAGGTAGCCGCGCACTGGGCGGTATTGGTTGTCACTATATTGCTGTTTCACTTGACCGTGGTACCGAAACATTCTCTCAAATGGGCGGTGAAGGCGTAAGTTGGGTTGGTGCATCACCATTTACCAATGAAAAACACATTTTTGCTAACCTTGGTGACGGAACCTACTTCCACTCAGGTTACTTAGCAATTCGCCAATCTATCGCTGCAAAAACGAATATTACCTACAAAATCCTCTACAACGATGCAGTCGCTATGACAGGTGGTCAGCATGTAGATGGGCATTTGAGTGTTGCGCAGTTAACTCGTCAGCTTGCTGCGGAAGGTATTAAAAAACAAGTCATCGTGACTGATGAAGTTAAATTATTAAACGAAGAAGACGGCATTGCACCGGGCGTAGAAATTCGCCATCGTAATGAACTTGATGCAGTTCAACGCGAATTACGTGAAGTTTCAGGTGTAACCGCTTTAATTTATGTACAAACCTGTGCCAGTGAAAAACGTCGTCGCCGTAAACGTGATGTCTACCCTGACCCAGCTGAACGTTTATACATTAACAGTGATATTTGTGAAGGTTGTGGCGACTGTTCGAAAAAATCAAACTGTTTATCTATTGAACCAGTAGAGACAGCTTTAGGTACTAAACGTCAAATTAACCAAAGTAGCTGTAATAAAGACTTCACTTGTGCTGAAGGTTTCTGCCCAAGTTTTGTGACTGTTCATACACGTGATATGAAACGTCCAGCTAAATTTGAAGGCATTGGCGCAGGCTGGCCAACATCACCAATTATTCCTCAATTATATGACGTTCCAAGTCGTATTATGGTCGGCGGTATTGGTGGTACGGGTGTTGTGACGATTGGTGCACTGCTTGGTATGGCAGCTCACCTAGAAGGCAAAGCAACACGTGTTATGGACATGGCTGGACTTGCCCAAAAAGGTGGTACGGTTTATTCATACGTACAACTTGCAGCAAGTGATGAGCAAATTTCTTCTACTAAAATTCCAGCAGGTCAATGTGAATTACTCATCGGTGCTGATGCCGTAGTCGCTGGTGGTAGCGCTGCTCTCTCTCGCTTAAAAGATGATGCTTTAGTCATTGTGAATGAAGACAGTACTCCTACCTCTGAGTTTATTAAATCTCGTGACTGGTATGCGCCTATTAGCGATTTAATTGACCGCCTTCGTGGTCGTGTTCGTCAAGGTCAACTGGTTTCTCTGCCAGCAGCTCGCATTGCAACACTACTCTTAGGTGATTCAATTTATACCAACCAGTTATTACTCGGTATGGCATGGCAATCTGGTCGTATTCCATTACTGCGCGAAAGTATTGAAAAAGCAATTCGCTTAAATGGTACGGCTGTTGAAAAGAACCTTGAGGCTTTCCGCGTGGGTTGTCATCTTGCAAGTGACCCAACTTTAGCTGCACGTTTACTTGCGGCAATGCCAAAAACCAAAACTCCGCAAACTTTAGCTGAACTTGTTGAAGACCGTTCTGCTCGTCTAACGGACTATTGGAATGAAGCTTACGCAACTAAATACCGTACACTTGTAGAACTGGCAGCTAAAAAGTTACCTGAAGAATTAACAGGTACGATTGCAACTCAGCTTTATAGAGTTATGGCATATAAAGATGAATATGAAGTTGCACGTCTGTTAACAGGTAAAAGTTTTAAAGAATCGATCGAAACCCAATTCGGTAAAGGCTTACGTTTAACGTATCATCTTGCTCCACCAGCGTTACTCGGTGGTCTGAAAAATGTTCGTAAACGTGCGTTTGGTTACTGGATGCGTTTCCCAATGATGATGCTTGCTCGCTTACAATGGCTTCGTGAAACTTTCCTTGACCCATTTGCGCGTCAAGAAGAGCGTCAACACGAACAAGCTTGGCGTGACCGTTACATCGCATTTGTTGAAGCACTTGTTGAAGCACCAGACAATCATAACTTGGCAGTTGCTGAACAAATTGCAAAATTACCGGCAGAAGTTCGTGGTTATGGTCATATCAAAATGAAAGCAATGGATGCTGCAAAACAGCGTTGGGATGAACTTACACCAACACTCATTAAAGTACGTAGCTAA
- a CDS encoding thioesterase family protein — MNAYYQLLNRTIGPQGEVIAHYCSTVHAQGAWNPHEQHMAPASGVIAAELEQFSPRQDMRIGRISFDIFGLIAFGEFTIKTHVIRAGKTIELIEAEMQAQGKTCIVARAWRMCTQDSSAIAGLEDQPIHHPDTFTEWTGMKRWPGGFIQTLVTKTDDQHRAGKGIVWLNNDIEIVEGQSTTDFAHLIGMVDTANGIVPRQEGEFTWGFPNLDLQIHMHRYPQGKWLGLETVQQYGADGIGLTSAVLHDVYGPFGRSEQILTLRKMAK, encoded by the coding sequence ATGAATGCTTATTATCAATTATTGAATAGAACAATTGGTCCTCAAGGTGAAGTCATTGCTCATTATTGCTCAACTGTTCATGCACAAGGGGCATGGAATCCTCATGAACAGCATATGGCACCTGCAAGTGGCGTAATTGCGGCAGAGTTAGAGCAATTTTCACCACGACAAGATATGCGAATTGGTCGAATTAGTTTTGATATTTTTGGATTGATTGCGTTTGGTGAATTTACGATTAAGACCCATGTAATTCGTGCCGGTAAAACCATCGAATTGATTGAAGCAGAAATGCAAGCGCAAGGTAAAACCTGTATTGTGGCTCGAGCGTGGCGCATGTGTACTCAAGACAGTTCCGCTATTGCGGGGCTTGAAGATCAGCCCATTCATCATCCCGATACCTTTACAGAATGGACGGGCATGAAAAGATGGCCAGGTGGTTTTATCCAGACATTAGTCACTAAAACTGATGATCAGCACCGCGCGGGTAAAGGTATTGTTTGGCTCAATAATGATATTGAAATCGTGGAAGGGCAATCGACCACAGATTTTGCGCATTTAATTGGTATGGTAGATACTGCAAATGGCATTGTACCAAGACAAGAAGGCGAATTTACGTGGGGCTTTCCAAATCTTGATTTGCAAATTCACATGCATCGTTATCCGCAAGGGAAATGGTTAGGTCTAGAAACCGTTCAGCAATATGGGGCTGATGGTATTGGTTTAACTAGTGCAGTTTTACATGATGTGTATGGTCCATTTGGACGAAGCGAGCAGATTTTGACGTTACGTAAAATGGCTAAATAA
- a CDS encoding acyl-CoA dehydrogenase C-terminal domain-containing protein: protein MPLYKAPLRDMQFVLHEMLQTEQNYQGLSKYQESVNRELIDQYLEAAADFCENELVPINQTGDQEGCHLNQGVVTTPKGFKEAYQKYAELGFTSLTADPEYGGQGLPTLLRIAISEMLCGSNWAWAMYPGLSHGAMRTIEHHGTEQQKQQYLTKLISGVWTGTMCLTESHAGSDLGLIRTKAEPNPDGSYSITGEKIFISAGEHDLSENIIHIVLARLPQAPAGTKGISLFIVPKFNVDDEGNLEDRNKVVCSAIEHKMGIHGNATCVLNFDGAKGYLIGPENRGLNCMFTFMNTARIGTAVQGLAASEISFQGALSYAKERLAMRSLSGPKYPEKNADPIIVHPAVRSMLMTQKAFSEGGRALAYFLAQHVDIVESSNDQQQQKHSDELLAFLTPIAKAFLTESGNESAKYGVQVFGGHGFIVEHGMEQIVRDARISTLYEGTTEIQSLDLLARKVLKSEGKLLKNMTDLIDQFIGQAQSNEVLRPYLEKLAELKQQWLSLTKSIAEKAKHNPEEIGAASVDYLYFSSYVVFAYLWARMAQVAHEKLELGTQEQAFYKAKLTTAKFFYQKLLHRTQSHAASIESGADAVMELDQDAFAF from the coding sequence ATGCCTTTATATAAAGCTCCATTACGTGATATGCAATTTGTGCTGCATGAAATGCTTCAAACAGAACAGAACTACCAAGGTTTAAGCAAATATCAGGAAAGCGTAAATCGAGAATTAATTGATCAATATTTAGAAGCAGCAGCAGATTTTTGTGAAAATGAGTTGGTACCGATTAACCAAACTGGTGATCAAGAAGGGTGTCATTTAAATCAAGGCGTAGTCACAACGCCGAAAGGTTTTAAAGAAGCCTACCAAAAATATGCCGAGCTTGGATTTACCTCACTAACGGCTGACCCTGAATATGGAGGGCAAGGCTTACCGACATTGCTGCGGATTGCTATTTCTGAAATGTTATGTGGTTCTAATTGGGCGTGGGCAATGTATCCGGGTTTGTCTCATGGCGCGATGAGAACCATTGAGCACCATGGTACTGAGCAACAAAAACAGCAGTATTTGACTAAACTCATTAGCGGTGTCTGGACCGGAACCATGTGTTTAACCGAATCACATGCGGGTTCGGACCTTGGGTTAATTAGAACGAAAGCAGAACCAAATCCGGATGGGAGCTACTCCATTACGGGGGAAAAGATTTTTATCTCGGCGGGTGAACATGATCTTTCCGAAAATATTATTCATATTGTTTTAGCTCGATTACCTCAGGCACCCGCAGGGACCAAAGGTATTTCTTTATTTATTGTGCCTAAATTTAATGTAGATGATGAAGGTAATTTAGAAGACCGTAATAAAGTCGTCTGTAGCGCGATTGAACATAAAATGGGGATTCATGGAAATGCCACCTGCGTACTAAATTTTGATGGCGCAAAAGGTTACTTGATTGGTCCGGAAAATCGCGGGCTCAATTGTATGTTTACCTTTATGAATACCGCACGTATTGGAACGGCAGTACAAGGGCTTGCAGCTTCTGAAATTTCATTTCAAGGCGCATTAAGTTATGCCAAAGAGCGTCTCGCCATGCGTTCGCTATCTGGTCCTAAATATCCTGAGAAAAATGCCGATCCAATTATTGTCCATCCCGCTGTACGTTCAATGTTAATGACCCAAAAAGCGTTTTCTGAAGGCGGCCGTGCACTGGCTTACTTTTTAGCTCAGCATGTCGATATTGTGGAAAGCTCAAATGATCAGCAACAGCAGAAACACTCCGATGAATTACTGGCGTTTTTAACGCCAATTGCCAAAGCTTTTTTAACCGAGTCAGGTAATGAGTCTGCCAAGTATGGCGTTCAAGTATTTGGCGGTCATGGCTTTATTGTTGAGCATGGAATGGAGCAAATTGTACGTGATGCGCGTATCTCCACGTTATATGAAGGAACGACCGAAATTCAGTCTTTAGATCTGCTGGCACGTAAAGTTCTCAAGTCAGAAGGCAAACTTCTAAAAAATATGACAGATTTAATTGATCAATTTATTGGTCAAGCGCAATCCAATGAAGTCTTGAGACCGTATCTAGAAAAATTAGCTGAGCTTAAGCAACAATGGCTGTCACTGACCAAATCGATTGCAGAGAAAGCAAAGCACAACCCAGAAGAAATTGGGGCCGCTTCGGTGGATTATCTTTATTTTTCTAGTTACGTCGTGTTCGCTTATTTGTGGGCGCGAATGGCACAAGTTGCCCATGAAAAATTAGAATTGGGTACACAAGAGCAAGCTTTTTATAAAGCAAAATTAACTACTGCTAAGTTTTTCTATCAAAAACTTCTACATCGTACACAGAGTCATGCTGCTTCTATTGAGTCTGGCGCTGACGCTGTGATGGAACTAGATCAAGATGCTTTTGCATTTTAG
- a CDS encoding PaaI family thioesterase — translation MQGRFMESPQYTGLEFLTALKNGEVSPSPMAHTIPMELVEVSAGKATYKVTPRKEHRNIQGGVHGGFCATALDTATGSAAHTLLEHGVGYGTIDLNVKMIRPMQVDTSYYATAELINAGRNIISTEGKIVDENGKVYAFASATLMIIRK, via the coding sequence ATCCAAGGACGATTTATGGAAAGCCCGCAATACACAGGTCTCGAATTTTTAACCGCTTTAAAAAATGGTGAAGTTTCTCCATCACCTATGGCTCACACCATACCAATGGAACTCGTTGAAGTTTCCGCAGGTAAAGCAACTTATAAAGTTACTCCTCGCAAAGAACATAGAAATATACAAGGCGGTGTACACGGCGGCTTTTGCGCCACAGCTTTAGATACAGCAACAGGCAGCGCAGCTCATACATTACTTGAACATGGCGTTGGCTATGGAACTATTGATTTAAATGTAAAAATGATCCGTCCCATGCAAGTTGATACGTCGTACTATGCGACAGCCGAGTTGATTAACGCAGGCCGCAATATTATTAGTACCGAAGGAAAAATCGTAGATGAAAATGGCAAAGTGTATGCCTTTGCCTCGGCAACCTTAATGATTATTCGAAAATAA
- the dcaY gene encoding MFS transporter has protein sequence MEKIVEPNAENILSKSFIFIMAMTCGICAGSNYYNQPLIYSIAEALRVNADQVALTIVISQLSYAVGLFILVPLGDFFEKRSYICLLMCCTGFAQVGLSLSQTLPALYGFTFLATFFSIATQVLVPFAAGLASPKKSPQVVGTLMSGLFLGILLARSIAGLLSTVWSWHAVYLISGIVILVFAGVMWVKLPVARKSHQLNILQIYGSLFSLAVHQPHLLRRGLAGGIGFGILALIFTTMTFILANEPYHFNDFQIGLFGIVGLAGVFATPWAGKKIAAGLENKIAVICMGLLISAWIPLFFAQQSLMAYAVGVIMAYFGLSAFHVLNQNLVYRISAEARSRINSIYMTLYFGGAALGSFIAVYAWKHWGWEACAALGLAMAMVSFMIDRLDFYEMNKIAKQEKAP, from the coding sequence ATGGAAAAAATAGTTGAGCCCAATGCAGAAAATATACTGTCAAAAAGCTTTATTTTTATCATGGCAATGACATGTGGAATTTGTGCGGGTTCAAACTATTATAACCAGCCCTTAATCTATTCAATTGCTGAAGCATTAAGAGTTAATGCAGATCAGGTCGCTTTAACTATTGTGATTAGCCAACTGTCCTATGCGGTTGGCCTTTTTATATTGGTTCCCTTAGGCGACTTCTTTGAAAAGCGTAGTTATATTTGCTTGCTCATGTGTTGTACGGGCTTTGCACAAGTAGGGCTATCCTTAAGTCAAACCTTGCCAGCTTTATATGGCTTTACCTTTTTAGCCACGTTCTTTTCTATTGCGACTCAAGTTTTAGTCCCTTTTGCCGCAGGTTTAGCCAGCCCGAAAAAAAGCCCTCAAGTTGTAGGCACTCTCATGAGTGGTTTGTTCTTGGGAATATTATTGGCACGTTCTATTGCAGGTTTACTTTCTACAGTTTGGTCGTGGCATGCGGTTTATTTAATTAGCGGAATTGTCATTTTGGTGTTTGCTGGGGTAATGTGGGTGAAGTTGCCAGTTGCGCGTAAGTCCCACCAGCTCAATATTCTACAGATTTATGGTTCACTATTTTCATTAGCTGTTCATCAGCCTCATTTACTACGCCGTGGTTTGGCAGGGGGAATTGGCTTTGGTATTTTGGCTCTCATTTTTACCACCATGACTTTTATTTTGGCGAATGAGCCTTATCACTTTAACGATTTCCAGATTGGTTTATTTGGAATTGTTGGGTTAGCTGGTGTATTTGCGACCCCATGGGCAGGTAAGAAAATTGCAGCAGGGCTTGAAAATAAAATTGCAGTGATTTGCATGGGGCTATTAATAAGTGCATGGATACCACTATTTTTTGCCCAGCAGTCTTTGATGGCCTATGCTGTTGGCGTGATTATGGCGTACTTTGGTTTGTCGGCATTTCATGTGCTTAACCAAAATCTGGTCTACCGAATTTCGGCTGAGGCGCGTTCTCGTATTAATTCAATTTATATGACCTTATATTTTGGTGGAGCTGCTTTAGGTTCTTTTATTGCGGTTTATGCATGGAAACACTGGGGATGGGAAGCGTGTGCTGCCTTAGGTTTAGCGATGGCAATGGTGAGTTTTATGATTGATCGCTTAGATTTTTATGAAATGAACAAGATTGCAAAGCAAGAAAAAGCTCCATAA
- the dcaP gene encoding outer membrane trimeric porin-like protein DcaP gives MKKLILAAACAAASGTIFANSSDTTEQRINLLETELQKLKAELVAQKQTQNNLQVKQVKIEENIEKTKATVTEKPIAPSWVTWTDNVKVYGIARVDAAVDFKSSPDSGGRTTSSLYRTPFESEKRSNHARSDAMINASRIGVYFNSPNKAVTGNIEADFFDSSNMGTGDGKFRIRHAFFTYKDWTFGQTWSLMSNMETRTEAVDYTQFVGTSYTRTPQIRYDWKIDANNDLKVALEYTGSRVSAFPTLTGRYTFKQGPLTALAQGFINEKSTDVATATVKKVSWGAGGGLKYQLTPQQSVQANYQYIVGDQKFMPYTTQSGLANSTSLNAAGDFSLNEDKTDLVMNKLNSINIGYSYKFNEQWRANLSASMFDYDDDTAYAKLNPDANKRLTDYAANVFYSPIEQMDIGMEYHQGKREVFDGRTADVSRVNFVSMYKF, from the coding sequence ATGAAAAAATTAATTTTAGCTGCAGCTTGCGCTGCGGCTTCAGGGACTATTTTTGCAAATTCTTCAGATACCACAGAACAAAGAATTAATTTGCTAGAAACCGAGCTGCAAAAATTAAAAGCAGAACTTGTTGCTCAGAAACAAACTCAAAATAATTTACAGGTTAAACAGGTAAAGATTGAAGAGAATATCGAAAAAACTAAAGCGACTGTAACAGAGAAGCCCATTGCTCCTTCATGGGTCACTTGGACGGATAATGTAAAGGTTTACGGTATTGCCCGTGTTGATGCAGCGGTCGACTTTAAATCATCACCTGACTCGGGCGGTAGAACAACCAGCAGTCTGTACCGAACACCTTTTGAAAGTGAAAAACGTTCAAATCATGCACGTTCCGATGCCATGATTAATGCAAGTCGAATTGGTGTTTATTTTAATAGCCCAAATAAAGCAGTTACAGGGAATATTGAAGCCGATTTCTTTGATAGCTCTAACATGGGAACAGGAGATGGTAAATTCCGTATTCGTCATGCATTTTTTACCTATAAAGACTGGACCTTTGGTCAAACATGGTCACTCATGTCTAACATGGAAACTCGTACCGAAGCTGTCGATTACACTCAATTTGTAGGAACCTCTTATACACGTACTCCTCAAATTCGCTATGACTGGAAAATCGATGCCAATAATGATTTAAAAGTAGCTTTGGAATATACAGGTTCGAGAGTCTCGGCATTTCCAACTTTAACGGGTCGCTATACTTTTAAACAAGGTCCTTTAACGGCACTTGCTCAAGGCTTTATTAATGAAAAATCTACGGATGTCGCAACTGCTACGGTGAAGAAAGTAAGCTGGGGCGCTGGAGGCGGTTTAAAATATCAACTCACGCCACAACAATCGGTACAAGCAAATTATCAATATATTGTTGGTGATCAAAAGTTTATGCCGTATACCACGCAAAGTGGTTTGGCAAATTCAACAAGTTTAAATGCCGCGGGTGATTTTTCTTTAAACGAAGACAAAACAGATCTGGTGATGAATAAGTTGAATAGCATCAATATTGGTTATTCATATAAATTCAATGAGCAATGGCGTGCAAACTTATCGGCTTCAATGTTTGATTATGATGATGACACGGCTTATGCCAAACTCAACCCAGATGCCAACAAACGTCTAACGGACTATGCCGCGAACGTCTTTTATTCACCGATTGAGCAAATGGATATTGGTATGGAATATCATCAAGGTAAACGAGAAGTGTTTGATGGCAGAACCGCTGATGTATCACGCGTAAACTTTGTATCAATGTATAAATTTTAA
- the dcaJ gene encoding 3-oxoacid CoA-transferase subunit B codes for MSVQKRSREDIAKLIANDIPEGSYVNLGIGLPTNVAKFLPKDKEIFLHSENGVLAFGPPPQPGEEDEDLVNAGKELVTLLDGGCFMHHGDSFDIMRGGHLDICVIGAFQVAVNGDLANWHTGKADDVPAVGGAMDLAVGAKTIYVYMEHVTKKGESKIVKELSYPMTGEQCVNRIYTDLCIIELKDQKAYVTEMVEGLSFDELQAVTDCELIDARVA; via the coding sequence ATGTCAGTTCAAAAGCGTTCTCGTGAAGATATTGCCAAACTCATTGCTAATGACATTCCGGAAGGTTCTTATGTCAATTTAGGCATTGGCTTACCGACCAACGTTGCTAAATTTTTGCCAAAAGACAAAGAAATCTTTTTACATTCGGAAAATGGTGTCTTGGCTTTTGGTCCACCACCACAACCGGGTGAGGAAGATGAAGACTTAGTGAATGCCGGAAAAGAACTTGTCACTTTATTAGATGGTGGATGCTTTATGCATCATGGTGACTCGTTTGACATTATGCGTGGCGGTCATTTGGACATTTGTGTGATTGGGGCATTCCAAGTTGCGGTAAATGGAGACTTAGCAAACTGGCATACCGGTAAAGCAGATGATGTACCCGCAGTTGGCGGTGCTATGGATTTGGCAGTCGGTGCTAAAACAATTTATGTCTATATGGAACATGTCACCAAAAAAGGTGAGTCCAAAATTGTAAAAGAACTGAGCTATCCAATGACAGGTGAGCAGTGTGTAAATCGTATTTATACCGATTTATGCATTATTGAACTCAAAGACCAAAAAGCTTATGTCACGGAAATGGTGGAAGGCTTAAGTTTTGATGAATTACAGGCAGTCACAGACTGTGAGTTAATAGATGCACGTGTAGCCTAG
- the dcaI gene encoding 3-oxoacid CoA-transferase subunit A, with the protein MINKITSDIEPILKAIPDGATIMTGGFGVTGQPAELIEALIDLGKKELTIVNNNAASGDRGLTKLIIAGCVKKMICSFPKSAGSTVFQDLYRAGKIELELVPQGNLACRIQAAGAGLGAIFTPTGYGTKVAEGKETRTINGKNYVLEYPLEADFALIYADKADRWGNLTYRKAARNFGPIMAKASKTTIVQVNDTVELGTLDPECIITPGIFVQHVVKVGDI; encoded by the coding sequence ATGATAAATAAAATCACCAGTGACATTGAACCAATTTTAAAAGCGATTCCTGATGGAGCAACCATCATGACAGGCGGGTTCGGTGTGACGGGGCAACCTGCTGAATTAATTGAAGCCTTAATTGATTTAGGAAAAAAAGAACTCACCATTGTAAATAACAATGCGGCTTCTGGTGATCGTGGTTTAACTAAGCTCATTATTGCGGGTTGTGTTAAAAAAATGATTTGTTCATTTCCGAAATCTGCTGGGTCAACCGTTTTTCAAGACTTATATCGTGCGGGAAAAATCGAGTTAGAACTGGTTCCACAAGGTAATTTGGCATGTCGGATTCAGGCAGCGGGGGCTGGTTTAGGTGCTATTTTTACTCCGACTGGCTATGGCACCAAAGTCGCCGAGGGTAAAGAAACACGAACTATTAACGGTAAAAATTATGTACTTGAATATCCACTTGAAGCTGACTTTGCATTGATTTATGCCGATAAAGCCGACCGTTGGGGCAATTTAACTTACCGTAAAGCAGCCCGCAATTTTGGGCCAATTATGGCAAAAGCCTCTAAGACCACAATTGTTCAAGTGAATGATACCGTAGAGCTAGGAACGCTTGACCCAGAGTGCATTATTACACCGGGAATTTTTGTTCAGCACGTTGTAAAAGTAGGAGATATCTAA